In a single window of the Terriglobia bacterium genome:
- the rimI gene encoding ribosomal protein S18-alanine N-acetyltransferase, with translation MHILNLAVAPDRRRRGIARRLLAEGLAQARELGAALAWLEVRTSNLAAQALYESFGFREVGRRPGYYEDTREDAILLTLEWGETGET, from the coding sequence ATGCACATCCTCAACCTGGCGGTGGCTCCCGACCGCCGCCGCCGGGGCATTGCCCGGCGGTTGCTGGCCGAAGGCCTGGCCCAGGCCCGGGAGCTGGGGGCCGCGCTCGCCTGGCTGGAGGTGCGGACCTCCAACCTGGCGGCCCAGGCCCTGTATGAGTCCTTCGGATTCAGAGAAGTGGGCCGCCGCCCCGGCTACTACGAAGACACCCGCGAAGATGCCATCCTCCTGACCCTGGAGTGGGGCGAGACCGGAGAAACATGA
- a CDS encoding universal stress protein, translated as MDFKAILVATDFSDCAGAAFQVAQKLARQFGAKIVLLHVIQQRIVARMAEHLKVAPDTLLPAFREEAQQNLDAFLGKCCASGLEVTSMVTVGIPFQEIAVVARDLAADLIVMGGYGRSGRGPIEEVFFGSTAEKVVRLLPCPVLCVPWESQAPTRGNPL; from the coding sequence ATGGATTTCAAAGCCATTCTGGTAGCCACCGACTTTTCCGATTGCGCCGGCGCCGCCTTCCAGGTGGCCCAAAAACTGGCCCGGCAGTTCGGGGCCAAAATTGTTCTCCTGCACGTCATCCAACAGCGGATCGTGGCCCGGATGGCGGAGCACCTGAAAGTGGCGCCGGACACCCTCCTGCCCGCCTTTCGGGAAGAGGCCCAACAGAACCTGGATGCATTTCTGGGGAAGTGCTGCGCTTCAGGCCTGGAGGTGACCAGCATGGTGACCGTGGGCATCCCCTTTCAGGAAATTGCCGTGGTGGCCCGGGATCTGGCGGCGGATTTGATTGTCATGGGGGGCTATGGCCGGAGCGGCCGGGGACCCATTGAGGAGGTCTTTTTCGGCTCCACCGCCGAAAAGGTGGTGCGCCTGCTGCCCTGCCCGGTGTTGTGCGTGCCCTGGGAAAGCCAGGCCCCTACACGGGGAAATCCACTTTAA
- a CDS encoding carboxymuconolactone decarboxylase family protein, producing the protein MEEKTQLLVCLGAAVAANCIPCFDYYYQKAQACGLAPEDIQAAVECAYKIKNNINMLMKNSVRTLTGQEGDACPLPNDKCSPKCGS; encoded by the coding sequence ATGGAAGAAAAAACCCAATTATTGGTTTGCCTGGGGGCGGCAGTTGCGGCCAACTGTATTCCCTGTTTTGACTACTATTACCAGAAGGCCCAGGCCTGCGGCCTGGCCCCGGAGGATATTCAAGCGGCGGTGGAATGTGCTTACAAAATTAAGAATAATATCAATATGCTGATGAAGAACAGCGTCAGAACCCTAACGGGTCAGGAAGGGGATGCCTGCCCCTTGCCAAACGATAAGTGCAGTCCGAAATGCGGTTCATGA
- a CDS encoding RNA polymerase sigma factor encodes MHLTEIYDQYYQKVRRFILHTVRNEWVADDLVQETFIRINHNLADVRDASKLKAWIFRIAYNICQDYFRRQGKTANLGLEEISGEPAAAKAPTIQKELEQGQMRKCVFGLVNHLPESLRSVIILSDISEFSQREIAEILGITVDNVKIRLHRARKKLKALLLAGCLTIWLAMVSLSAAAPLQQKIAALKFSGALSQEDQNYLGLEKPGPFTLQDIKAPYVLIEITRTT; translated from the coding sequence ATGCACCTCACGGAGATTTACGATCAGTATTACCAGAAGGTCAGAAGATTCATTCTGCATACGGTGAGAAACGAATGGGTGGCCGATGACCTGGTGCAGGAGACCTTTATCAGAATCAACCATAACCTGGCAGACGTCAGGGATGCCTCCAAGCTAAAAGCCTGGATATTTAGGATTGCCTACAATATCTGCCAGGATTATTTCCGCCGGCAAGGGAAAACCGCCAATTTAGGCCTGGAAGAAATCTCCGGAGAGCCGGCCGCGGCCAAGGCGCCCACGATTCAGAAAGAACTGGAACAAGGCCAGATGCGCAAATGTGTCTTCGGTCTGGTCAACCATCTGCCCGAGTCGCTCCGCAGTGTCATCATTCTTTCGGATATCAGCGAGTTCAGCCAGCGGGAAATCGCCGAGATCCTGGGGATCACCGTGGACAACGTCAAGATCAGGCTCCACCGGGCCCGGAAAAAGTTGAAGGCCCTGCTGCTGGCCGGCTGCCTGACGATCTGGCTGGCCATGGTGTCACTGTCGGCGGCGGCCCCGTTGCAGCAAAAAATTGCCGCTCTCAAGTTCTCCGGCGCCCTCTCCCAAGAGGACCAGAATTACCTGGGTCTGGAAAAGCCGGGGCCATTTACCCTCCAGGACATCAAGGCTCCGTATGTCCTGATAGAAATTACGCGCACCACCTGA
- the trxA gene encoding thioredoxin: protein MPDDPIVHLNDGNFDEEIKRIEAPVLVDFWAAWCGPCKTIASSLEQLASEMAGRAVVAKVNVDESGDLSNRFGIRSIPTLMVFKGGRVVDQMIGAAPKEQIRRLIERHLA, encoded by the coding sequence ATGCCCGACGACCCGATCGTACACCTGAACGACGGCAACTTCGACGAGGAGATCAAGAGGATCGAGGCCCCCGTCCTCGTGGACTTCTGGGCGGCGTGGTGCGGCCCGTGCAAGACGATCGCCTCGTCGCTGGAGCAGCTGGCGTCGGAAATGGCCGGTCGCGCGGTGGTCGCGAAGGTGAACGTGGACGAGAGCGGCGACCTCTCGAACCGCTTCGGCATAAGGAGCATCCCGACCCTGATGGTGTTCAAGGGGGGGCGGGTGGTGGACCAGATGATCGGCGCGGCGCCGAAGGAGCAGATCAGGCGGCTGATCGAGCGGCACCTGGCGTAG
- a CDS encoding ribonuclease J, with amino-acid sequence MPSPPRIEIVPLGGLGEFGMNLMLYRHGQDCIVVDAGMMFPGAEHLGVDVVIPNLDYLDVCGTIHGVLLTHGHEDHTGALPYLLARREVPVHAAPFTLGLVRARLSEHDLAVRGLLRPLPTDGTKLTLGPFAIETLPVAHSIPQAAMLVIRTPVGTVVHTADFKLDPTPMDGVGADLSVLARLGDEGVLALLSDSTNADRPGFTPGERTVVPVLDSLLASARARVFVTSFASNIERLQQVTALAGRHGRKVALLGASMLGHSDVAERLGLLKIPAGLRVDAETAMNLPRERALILATGSQGEPMSALARIAVDEHRDARVEEGDLVIHSARTIPGNEKSIGRMINHLLRRGADVVTQAEAPVHVSGHPAREELKLLLRLLRPKFLIPIHGEYRQLREHARVGREAGLASDAVIVADSGDLIALTENECRIVDRVPVGQVFIDDALEEVDLSVLRDRRRIAGDGIVVTVVAVDRVSGGVNGTPEIISRGFLPEGGEETVLEEARHVVSLSLAEATPEERADEGLLKARIATDLKRFLRRRTQRRPLIVPVLVEL; translated from the coding sequence GTGCCATCCCCACCGCGCATCGAGATCGTTCCCCTGGGCGGGCTCGGCGAGTTCGGCATGAACCTCATGCTCTACCGCCACGGGCAGGACTGCATCGTGGTGGACGCCGGGATGATGTTCCCGGGGGCCGAGCACCTCGGCGTCGACGTGGTGATCCCGAATCTCGACTACCTGGACGTCTGCGGGACGATCCACGGCGTGCTGCTCACCCACGGGCACGAGGATCACACCGGCGCTCTCCCCTACCTCCTGGCGCGGCGCGAGGTCCCGGTCCACGCCGCCCCGTTCACCCTCGGGCTCGTCAGGGCCCGTCTCTCCGAGCACGACCTCGCCGTGCGCGGCCTCCTGCGCCCGCTTCCCACCGACGGCACGAAGCTCACGCTCGGCCCGTTCGCGATCGAGACGCTGCCGGTCGCCCACTCGATCCCCCAGGCCGCGATGCTGGTCATCCGCACTCCCGTGGGGACCGTGGTCCACACCGCCGACTTCAAGCTCGATCCGACCCCGATGGACGGCGTGGGCGCGGATCTCTCGGTGCTGGCGCGCCTGGGCGACGAGGGAGTCCTGGCGCTGCTGTCCGACAGCACCAACGCGGACCGGCCGGGATTCACCCCGGGCGAGCGGACGGTGGTCCCCGTGCTCGATTCCCTCCTCGCGTCGGCGCGGGCGCGGGTGTTCGTCACGTCGTTCGCGAGCAACATAGAGCGCCTCCAGCAGGTGACCGCGCTGGCGGGGCGGCACGGCCGGAAGGTCGCGCTCCTCGGCGCGTCGATGCTGGGGCACTCCGACGTCGCGGAGCGCCTCGGCCTCCTCAAGATCCCGGCGGGCCTCAGGGTCGACGCCGAGACGGCGATGAACCTCCCCCGCGAGCGGGCCCTGATCCTGGCGACCGGATCGCAGGGCGAGCCGATGTCCGCGCTGGCCCGCATCGCGGTGGACGAGCACCGCGACGCGCGCGTCGAGGAAGGCGACCTGGTCATCCACTCGGCGCGGACCATCCCCGGGAACGAGAAGAGCATCGGCCGGATGATCAACCACCTCCTTCGCCGCGGCGCCGACGTGGTGACCCAGGCGGAGGCTCCGGTCCACGTGTCGGGGCATCCGGCCCGCGAGGAGCTCAAGCTGCTCCTCCGTCTCCTCCGCCCGAAGTTCCTGATCCCGATCCACGGGGAGTACCGGCAGCTCAGGGAGCACGCACGGGTCGGGCGCGAGGCGGGCCTGGCGAGCGACGCGGTGATCGTCGCCGACTCCGGCGACCTGATCGCGCTGACCGAGAACGAGTGCCGCATCGTGGACCGGGTTCCCGTGGGCCAGGTGTTCATCGACGACGCGCTCGAGGAGGTGGATCTCTCCGTCCTGAGGGACCGCCGCCGGATCGCCGGCGACGGCATCGTGGTCACGGTGGTCGCGGTCGATCGCGTCAGCGGCGGCGTGAACGGCACCCCCGAGATCATCAGCCGCGGCTTCCTCCCGGAGGGCGGCGAGGAGACCGTGCTCGAGGAGGCCCGTCACGTGGTCAGCCTGTCGCTCGCCGAGGCGACGCCGGAGGAGCGGGCGGACGAGGGGCTCCTGAAGGCGCGCATCGCCACGGACCTGAAGCGCTTCTTGCGGCGCCGCACCCAGCGCCGCCCTCTGATCGTCCCGGTGCTGGTGGAGCTGTAG
- a CDS encoding tetratricopeptide repeat protein, which yields MSRPPKNQRATGDGKPAGSFPALAIVLVTLASVIPYAPVMGGGFAQDDHAIVEQNPLVRGGGIAAIFGTDYWSGGAPGGESALYRPVTILSFAAERGSDGSVDPAGAHRVNIALHALVSLALLFLARRCGASWHLAAAAGLLFAVQPVHSGAVSGLVGRAEVLAALFTIGALLAHTAAGPWGGARRSRLAPAAPYLSGAMVFLALGSKETAIAAPFLLAALDLAFRPPERHRRLEWLGARAFALAPTVVASLAFLALRARALGSAFAVQKPVLADNPLVALHGVERVATALGLAARAAGLMILPLRLTPDYSGPVIPRETGILAPLPLAGVLVLLVLALLALAPALLRPARSAGGPDPFGLLRRSAFAATFCLLPYLVVGNLLVPIGVIFAERLLYLPSAGFCLLVACAAEEVLARSRPTGGARRPIAAALLTLLAAACLGAAVRTSRASAEWRSDERLWEAAVRSTPTSPRAQFTLGKIREEHGRDGEAYELFDRATRLWPYFSSAWYEKGLLLSKRGDLAPAEAAFRKAIDQNPRLEGAVLGLGAALERLGRREDAARALREAAGRLPRSAGIAEALGDVLFRSGRYGEAADAYHRAASLGRPDLAARERAARARAAGA from the coding sequence TTGAGCCGACCCCCGAAAAACCAACGGGCGACGGGAGACGGGAAGCCCGCCGGGAGCTTTCCCGCCCTGGCGATCGTCCTCGTGACGTTGGCGTCGGTGATCCCCTACGCGCCGGTGATGGGCGGCGGGTTCGCGCAGGACGACCACGCGATCGTCGAGCAAAACCCCCTGGTCCGCGGCGGCGGGATCGCCGCGATCTTCGGCACGGACTACTGGAGCGGCGGGGCGCCCGGCGGCGAGTCGGCGCTCTACAGGCCCGTCACGATCCTGAGCTTCGCCGCCGAGCGCGGGTCCGACGGGAGCGTGGACCCGGCCGGCGCCCACCGGGTGAACATCGCCCTCCACGCGCTGGTGTCGCTCGCGCTCCTCTTCCTCGCGCGGCGCTGCGGCGCTTCGTGGCACCTCGCGGCGGCGGCGGGGCTCCTCTTCGCGGTGCAGCCCGTCCACTCGGGCGCCGTATCGGGGCTCGTCGGGCGCGCGGAGGTCCTCGCCGCGCTGTTCACGATCGGGGCGCTCCTCGCCCACACGGCGGCGGGACCCTGGGGCGGCGCACGGCGCTCCCGCCTCGCGCCGGCCGCCCCGTACCTGTCGGGGGCGATGGTCTTCCTCGCGCTGGGATCGAAGGAAACGGCGATCGCCGCGCCCTTCCTGCTCGCCGCGCTCGACCTCGCCTTCCGTCCGCCGGAGCGGCACCGTCGCCTCGAGTGGCTGGGCGCGCGAGCGTTCGCCCTGGCGCCGACGGTCGTGGCGTCGCTCGCGTTCCTCGCCCTACGCGCCCGCGCGCTCGGGAGCGCCTTCGCCGTCCAGAAGCCGGTCCTCGCGGACAACCCGCTGGTGGCGCTCCACGGCGTCGAGCGCGTCGCCACCGCCCTCGGTCTCGCCGCCCGCGCGGCGGGCCTGATGATCCTCCCGCTGCGGCTCACCCCCGACTACTCCGGCCCCGTGATCCCTAGGGAGACGGGGATCCTGGCCCCGCTCCCGCTCGCCGGCGTCCTCGTCCTCCTGGTCCTGGCTCTCCTCGCCCTCGCTCCCGCGCTCCTCCGGCCGGCGCGCTCCGCCGGCGGGCCGGACCCGTTCGGCCTCCTCCGCCGCTCGGCGTTCGCCGCGACCTTCTGCCTCCTCCCCTACCTCGTGGTCGGCAACCTCCTCGTGCCGATCGGCGTGATCTTCGCCGAGCGGCTCCTCTACCTCCCTTCCGCCGGCTTCTGCCTCCTGGTCGCGTGCGCCGCCGAGGAAGTGCTCGCGCGCTCGCGGCCCACGGGAGGCGCGAGGCGGCCGATCGCTGCGGCGCTCCTCACCCTCCTCGCGGCCGCGTGCCTCGGCGCCGCGGTGCGGACCTCGAGGGCGAGCGCCGAATGGCGGAGCGACGAGCGGCTCTGGGAGGCCGCGGTCCGATCGACCCCGACGAGCCCGCGGGCGCAGTTCACCCTGGGGAAGATCCGCGAGGAGCACGGACGCGACGGCGAGGCGTACGAGCTGTTCGACCGCGCGACCCGCCTCTGGCCCTATTTCTCGTCGGCATGGTACGAGAAGGGGCTCCTCCTCTCGAAGCGCGGCGATCTCGCGCCGGCCGAGGCGGCGTTCCGCAAGGCGATCGACCAGAATCCCCGGCTCGAGGGGGCGGTTCTGGGCCTCGGCGCCGCCCTCGAGCGACTGGGCCGGCGCGAGGACGCGGCGCGGGCACTCAGGGAGGCGGCCGGGCGGCTTCCCCGCTCCGCCGGGATCGCCGAGGCGCTCGGCGACGTCCTCTTCCGCTCGGGACGTTACGGCGAGGCCGCCGATGCCTACCATCGCGCCGCGTCGCTCGGCCGCCCCGATCTCGCCGCGCGCGAGCGAGCGGCGAGGGCGAGAGCGGCCGGGGCGTAG
- a CDS encoding chemotaxis protein CheW, whose amino-acid sequence MHFVEDDPENEVAPGLPGLRGGLELGRRHERPDRSGSALLCPAGERSVALVVDEVLGRREVVVKPLRPPLGLLKEYSGAALLEDGSVVLVLDPAALLP is encoded by the coding sequence GTGCATTTCGTCGAGGACGACCCAGAAAATGAGGTAGCCCCAGGTCTGCCAGGGCTGAGGGGGGGGCTCGAGCTCGGCCGCCGACACGAGCGGCCGGACCGGTCCGGCTCGGCGCTCCTCTGTCCCGCGGGAGAGCGCTCGGTGGCGCTCGTGGTGGACGAGGTGCTCGGTCGGAGGGAGGTGGTGGTGAAGCCGCTCCGGCCGCCCCTGGGCCTCCTCAAGGAGTACTCCGGCGCCGCGCTGCTGGAGGACGGCTCGGTGGTGCTCGTGCTCGATCCCGCGGCGCTCCTCCCCTGA
- the rsmA gene encoding 16S rRNA (adenine(1518)-N(6)/adenine(1519)-N(6))-dimethyltransferase RsmA, whose translation MRAFTRSKPDPPRARRRFGQHFLADSRAVHRIVDALAPAADEPVLEIGPGQGALTSRLIGAASRIAAVEVDRGLAAALRQRFDPEKLLLFERDVLSLDLADVAPALSCPPGAPLAVVGNLPYNISKPVAMKLVAERESVSRAVLMFQREVADRLTAGFGTRAYGPLTVLAGRAYRVTALFDLSPAAFRPRPAVTSTVTRWERRPPDDLPPALEPALRACLAACFAHRRQTLLNNVRAALPGGVDEARALLASAGLDPGARAEAVPPEGFLILASFWPRGD comes from the coding sequence ATGCGCGCTTTCACGCGATCGAAGCCGGATCCGCCACGCGCCCGCCGGCGGTTCGGACAGCATTTCCTCGCGGATTCGCGGGCCGTCCACCGCATCGTGGACGCGCTCGCGCCCGCAGCGGACGAGCCCGTTCTCGAGATCGGCCCGGGGCAGGGAGCGCTGACCTCGCGCCTGATCGGCGCCGCCTCGCGTATCGCCGCGGTCGAGGTGGACCGTGGGCTGGCCGCGGCGTTGCGTCAGAGGTTCGACCCCGAGAAGCTCCTGCTGTTCGAGCGCGACGTGCTGAGCCTCGATCTCGCGGACGTCGCCCCCGCGCTGTCGTGCCCGCCGGGCGCGCCGCTCGCCGTCGTCGGGAATCTCCCCTACAACATCTCGAAGCCGGTCGCCATGAAGCTCGTGGCCGAGCGCGAATCGGTGTCGAGGGCGGTCCTGATGTTCCAGCGCGAGGTCGCCGACCGCCTGACGGCCGGGTTCGGCACCCGCGCCTACGGCCCGCTCACGGTCCTCGCCGGCCGCGCCTACCGCGTGACCGCTCTCTTCGACCTGTCTCCCGCGGCGTTCCGTCCGCGCCCCGCGGTGACGTCGACCGTCACTCGATGGGAGCGCCGTCCGCCCGACGACCTGCCCCCGGCCCTCGAGCCCGCGCTCCGCGCCTGCCTCGCGGCCTGCTTCGCCCATCGCCGCCAGACGCTCCTGAACAACGTCCGGGCCGCCCTCCCGGGCGGGGTCGACGAGGCCCGCGCTCTCCTCGCCTCCGCCGGTCTCGACCCGGGCGCCCGCGCCGAAGCCGTGCCCCCCGAGGGGTTCCTGATCCTGGCGAGCTTTTGGCCGCGCGGCGACTGA
- a CDS encoding AsnC family transcriptional regulator, whose translation MTKPKTENRKPKTLSLDDLDRAILNEIQSHFPIASRPYAEVGRRVGASEEEVLARVAAMADGGVIRRLGANFTSRKLGYSSTLVAARVPPDKLDHFVAVVNRYPGVTHNYLRRHRFNVWFTLIAESAERLNQILEEISLASGVAEILSLPAQEIFKIKVDFPV comes from the coding sequence ATGACGAAACCGAAAACCGAAAACCGAAAACCGAAAACCCTGTCTTTAGACGATCTGGACCGGGCCATCTTAAACGAGATCCAGTCGCATTTTCCCATTGCGTCCCGGCCGTATGCCGAAGTGGGGAGAAGGGTAGGGGCCTCGGAAGAGGAGGTTTTGGCCCGGGTCGCGGCCATGGCCGACGGCGGCGTCATCCGGCGCCTGGGGGCCAACTTCACCTCCCGCAAGCTGGGCTACTCCAGCACCCTGGTCGCCGCCCGGGTGCCGCCGGATAAGCTGGACCACTTCGTGGCCGTGGTCAACCGCTACCCCGGGGTCACCCACAACTACCTGAGGCGGCACCGCTTCAACGTCTGGTTCACCCTCATCGCCGAATCGGCCGAGCGCCTCAACCAGATCCTGGAGGAAATCTCCCTGGCCTCAGGCGTGGCGGAAATCCTCAGCCTCCCGGCCCAGGAGATCTTCAAGATTAAAGTGGATTTCCCCGTGTAG
- a CDS encoding DNA translocase FtsK gives MDVSSRRPRKRHGLGEVVGILLLTLAAVVVLALATYDTADPSLFHWLPAPRPTHNWTGWVGASIAEGLVQCFGLAAFLVPLILALIGWTRLTGHGFAASYEKLLGYGVVLVALSALLDLLYGSVAFGGWNPSAGGELVGRGAASALVALLGGSGAWIAAAGCLAAGIVLATRFSFVRAGETLLQATAALGRRAAARFAAFRESRRRAAQKRALIRKHAKRAASSPAPSEAAEEPVPAPDAKPRPSIRVPQEPEVVAAKPARPMVPVGPAPKPAAPSRQPQLPMEHGDGGIALPPIELLNEPAPQQGEDEKELLARARQITEKLREFALEGSVVAIHPGPVVTTFEFKPEAGVKYSKVTGLVDDLCLALKAESVRIDRMPGRSTIGVEVPNRHQETIYPRQLLSSERFRGSKSKLSLALGKDISGAVFTAELDRMPHLLIAGATGAGKSVGLNGMIASILYKASPRDVRFIMIDTKMIELGIYADIPHLLIPVVTDPKAASTALKWGVREMEQRYRKLASVGVRNLEQYNALLAQEPGRTMTDERTGEPIPLGHLPYVVIVIDEMADLMMVSSADVEESVMRLAQMARAVGIHMILATQRPSVDVITGTIKANFPARIAYRVSQRVDSRTIIDQGGAEQLLGRGDMLFLPSGSSRLVRLHGGFVTEAELNRITAFLKKQAKPVYDESVLKEPEEERTGYDAGERDSMFVDAVRMVLQEGQCSITLIQRRLRLGYARAARIVDMMEQEGIIGPADGSKPREVLVGPEVLGGLEAPRP, from the coding sequence ATGGACGTGTCGAGCCGGCGACCGCGGAAGCGCCACGGCCTCGGCGAGGTCGTGGGGATCCTCCTGCTCACGCTCGCCGCCGTGGTCGTGCTCGCTCTGGCCACCTACGACACCGCCGACCCGAGCCTCTTCCACTGGCTCCCCGCGCCCAGGCCGACCCACAACTGGACCGGCTGGGTGGGCGCGTCGATCGCCGAGGGGCTCGTGCAGTGCTTCGGCCTCGCGGCGTTCCTGGTCCCCCTCATCCTGGCGCTCATCGGATGGACCCGGCTCACCGGACACGGCTTCGCCGCGTCGTACGAGAAGCTCCTGGGCTACGGGGTGGTCCTCGTCGCGCTCTCGGCCCTCCTCGACCTCCTCTACGGCTCGGTGGCGTTCGGCGGCTGGAACCCGTCGGCGGGAGGCGAGCTGGTGGGACGGGGCGCCGCCTCCGCCCTCGTGGCGCTCCTGGGGGGGAGCGGAGCGTGGATCGCCGCGGCGGGATGCCTCGCCGCCGGCATCGTGCTCGCGACCCGGTTCTCGTTCGTCCGTGCCGGCGAGACGCTCCTCCAAGCGACCGCGGCGCTCGGCCGCCGCGCCGCGGCCCGCTTCGCGGCGTTCAGGGAGTCGCGGCGGCGCGCCGCGCAGAAGCGCGCGCTGATCCGCAAGCACGCCAAGCGCGCCGCCTCCTCCCCGGCCCCTTCCGAGGCGGCCGAGGAGCCGGTCCCCGCTCCGGACGCGAAGCCGCGCCCTTCCATCCGCGTTCCCCAGGAGCCCGAGGTCGTCGCCGCGAAGCCCGCGCGCCCGATGGTGCCCGTCGGTCCGGCGCCGAAGCCCGCGGCCCCATCGCGCCAACCGCAGCTCCCGATGGAGCACGGCGACGGCGGGATCGCCCTTCCGCCCATCGAGCTCCTGAACGAGCCCGCGCCGCAGCAAGGAGAGGACGAGAAGGAGCTGCTCGCCCGCGCCCGCCAGATCACCGAGAAGCTCCGCGAGTTCGCGCTCGAGGGGAGCGTCGTCGCGATCCATCCCGGCCCCGTGGTCACCACGTTCGAGTTCAAGCCCGAGGCCGGCGTCAAGTACTCGAAGGTCACCGGTCTCGTGGACGACCTCTGCCTCGCGCTCAAGGCGGAGTCGGTGCGCATCGACCGGATGCCCGGCCGCTCCACCATCGGTGTCGAGGTCCCGAACCGCCACCAGGAGACGATCTACCCGCGCCAGCTCCTGTCGTCCGAGCGCTTCAGAGGCTCGAAGTCCAAGCTCTCCCTCGCTCTCGGGAAGGACATCAGCGGCGCCGTGTTCACCGCGGAGCTCGACCGGATGCCGCACCTCCTGATCGCCGGCGCGACCGGCGCGGGAAAGTCGGTGGGCTTGAACGGGATGATCGCCAGCATCCTCTACAAGGCCTCGCCGCGCGACGTCCGGTTCATCATGATCGACACCAAGATGATCGAGCTGGGGATCTACGCCGACATCCCCCACCTCCTGATCCCGGTCGTCACCGACCCGAAGGCCGCCTCCACCGCCCTCAAGTGGGGGGTAAGGGAGATGGAGCAGCGCTACCGCAAGCTCGCCTCGGTGGGCGTGCGGAACCTCGAGCAGTACAACGCGCTCCTCGCCCAGGAGCCGGGCCGCACGATGACCGACGAGCGCACGGGCGAGCCGATCCCCCTCGGCCATCTCCCCTACGTCGTGATCGTCATCGACGAGATGGCCGATCTCATGATGGTCTCGTCGGCCGACGTCGAGGAGTCGGTGATGCGGCTCGCCCAGATGGCCCGGGCCGTCGGGATCCACATGATCCTCGCCACCCAGCGGCCGTCGGTGGACGTGATCACCGGGACCATCAAGGCCAACTTCCCGGCGCGGATCGCCTACCGGGTGTCGCAGCGCGTCGACTCGCGGACGATCATCGACCAGGGGGGGGCGGAGCAGCTCCTCGGACGCGGCGACATGCTGTTCCTTCCGTCCGGCTCCTCGCGACTGGTCCGGCTGCACGGAGGGTTCGTCACGGAGGCGGAGCTGAACCGGATCACCGCGTTCCTGAAGAAGCAGGCCAAGCCGGTCTACGACGAGTCGGTGCTCAAGGAGCCCGAGGAGGAGCGGACGGGCTACGACGCCGGCGAGCGGGACTCCATGTTCGTCGACGCCGTCCGCATGGTC